One Ezakiella massiliensis genomic window, ACAATGGCCGCGCCAATAGAAATTGGCAGGGCGATCATTATCATTTCCTTTAAAATTTCCTTGGACTCAGATGTCTCTTGGACGCCTATAGTAACTTCGCTATTTAAATCTGCCCTGTATCTAAAGTGAATGGCAAACATATATAAAAGTCCAATTATAGATCCAATGCCAGCAGCCAAAGTCGCACCGCCAGCCGCAAACTCCAAGCCCCTTGGCAAGAGCAATTTGGCAAGGACCAGACCAGAAATTAACCTAAAGCCTTGGACCAAGACTTGGCTGATAGCCGTCGGCCCCATAATTTGCCTGCCCTGGTAATAACCCCTAATGCCAGCGAGCATTGGCGAAACGACCATGGCTGGTACAAGGGCCACCATAGAATAATAGGCGCCAGGATTTTTATAAAAATTTGCCAACTTGTCAGCAAAGATAAAAATCATCAGTCCAAAAAATATTCCTAAGATCCCCATGAGATACATAGACAGGTGCAAGATTTTTTTGCTCTCACGAAATTTTTCTTGGGCCACGCTTGCCGCCACCATTTTTGAAATGGCAACGGGGAGTCCTGCAGTTGAAATCGCCAGCATCATCTCGTAGATCGGATAAGCCGTTTGATAATAACCCAGGCCCTCATCGGTTATCATAGCGGTAATTGGAATCCTGTAAATGGCTCCGATAATCTTTACAATAATTCCCGCTATGCCCAGCATGGCTGCATTTTTGCCAATGGATTTTACTTTTTTCTCCATAACTTCCTCTTTCTAATAAAAAATATAAAAAAATAGAGACTGAAATCCTTCAGTCTCAAACATTCAAAAATTATTCTTCTTCAGCTTCAGAGTCTTCGCCGATTTCTGGTACGTCAGCTGCACTTGCTTCTTCAGTTTCTTCTTCAGCTTCTTCAGTTTCATGTGTTAGAAGACATACTGTTTCGTCTAAATCTGTAAGTACAGTGATCTTTTCATCTTTAACAATGTCCAAGTCAGCAACTGTAATTTGGTCGCCAATTTCCATGTCGATTACATCAAGAGTAATAACATCTGGTAGGTCTCCAGGTAAACATTCGATGTGAAGAGTATTTAATGTTTGAATAAATACAGATGGTTGAACCTTGATATCGTCTCTGTTTAAGCAGTCGATAGGAACTTCAACTCTAATTGCTTCGTCCATCTTAATACCTTGGAAGTTTACGTGTAAAACTTGGTTTTTGAATGGGTGTCTATCTATTTCTTTGATAATTGTTGGATATGCTTTTCCATCAATCATAACATCTACAATATTTGTAAAGCCGGCTTCGTTAAAGACAATGTCAAAATCTCTAGCTGAAACTGTGATTGGGTGAGTTTCTTCACCTTTTTCAAATATTGCAGCAGGGACATTCTTCTCGGCTCTGATCTTCTTAACTTTATTTTTGCCGAGGCCTTCCCTTTCTTGTGCATCTATTTTTATTTTTGCCATAATGTGCCTCCTTATTTAATCCTAGCGTTTATTATACCACATTTTTTTAAAGTATGCAAATTTTTAAATAAAAATAATTATTTTAGATCCATATATACTTTTACATGGTTAGAATCTCTTAATTCTTCCAAGTGTTTTTTGAATTCTTCTTCAAATAACTTTTCTTTGACGACTTCAATCAGGCTGTCATAGTCCTTGTAAACCTTGTCAACTCTAAGGACATAAAAGCCTTCTGGACTTTCGATTGGATCTGCGTATTCTCCAACAGGACCCTTCTTGACATAGTCCACCAATTCATCCGGTAAATCTGCTGGATCAACAGCCTTGAGTTCTCCACCATTTACAGCTGAAAATGGGTCCTTGCTATTTAAAATCGCCAAATTTCTAAAGGAATCATGCGACCTCATAATCTTGTAAGCATTGTCGCTTGTGTCAGTCAGTATCATTGAGATGTCGTATCTATAGAGCTCTTCTTTGTGACCTTCATAATAGGCCTTCAAGTCCTCATCAGCGGGACTAAATTCTTTTTTATAGTCGGCCTTTATAGCGTCGACCATCATATTTTCTATAATGCTGGCTTTAAAAAACTCTTCGTCGATTTTATTCATTTCCAAAAACTTATTGTAATTATCGTGGCCACCCAGGTCTTCTATCTTGGCTTCAAAGACTTTTTCAAAGGCTTTTTCATCGATTTCTTCGTGATTTTTTTGATATTCCTTTTCAATGGTCGCCCGCATAATTAATTGCTCCAAGACGCCTTTTTTTAAAATTAGGTCTTGGCTTTCAGCCTGGTCTGTGGTCAGCTTTGAAAATTCCTCATCGGCATTGGACTGGTAAATATTTTTGTAATTTTTAAATTCAAAATCATAGGCATCTTGGCTTATCACCTTGCCATCTATTTCTGCCACTGCTCCCTCAGGCGGCTTTTTGCAGCCGACAAAGGAGAGGACAAGGGCAAGTATCAATAATATTTTCTTCTTCATTTTTCCTCCAATCCTTCAA contains:
- a CDS encoding SurA N-terminal domain-containing protein, giving the protein MKKKILLILALVLSFVGCKKPPEGAVAEIDGKVISQDAYDFEFKNYKNIYQSNADEEFSKLTTDQAESQDLILKKGVLEQLIMRATIEKEYQKNHEEIDEKAFEKVFEAKIEDLGGHDNYNKFLEMNKIDEEFFKASIIENMMVDAIKADYKKEFSPADEDLKAYYEGHKEELYRYDISMILTDTSDNAYKIMRSHDSFRNLAILNSKDPFSAVNGGELKAVDPADLPDELVDYVKKGPVGEYADPIESPEGFYVLRVDKVYKDYDSLIEVVKEKLFEEEFKKHLEELRDSNHVKVYMDLK
- a CDS encoding 50S ribosomal protein L25, with product MAKIKIDAQEREGLGKNKVKKIRAEKNVPAAIFEKGEETHPITVSARDFDIVFNEAGFTNIVDVMIDGKAYPTIIKEIDRHPFKNQVLHVNFQGIKMDEAIRVEVPIDCLNRDDIKVQPSVFIQTLNTLHIECLPGDLPDVITLDVIDMEIGDQITVADLDIVKDEKITVLTDLDETVCLLTHETEEAEEETEEASAADVPEIGEDSEAEEE